From the genome of Bosea sp. Tri-49, one region includes:
- a CDS encoding NAD(P)/FAD-dependent oxidoreductase, with translation MRVDVIIVGGGIAGASAAYFLSRHGSVALIEREEQAGYHSSGRSAAQFTVGITAPTMRRMAQASRVFLEAPPAGFCIQPIMTPRGCLTVAAASQEAALDRLEERILSVGARTERLDGRASLDLFPALRPEKVHGGVYEPDAMDIDVDVLLQGYLRGARANGATIVLKAGVDTIRRDATGWTVAWPGGDLQAPLLVNAAGAWADEIAGMAGVAPLGIVPKRRTAFTFAHQPDHDSRGWPHVSNVDYRWYVKPESGCLMGSLADATPTTPGDAYADDLDVAQAIENIEQDTSFRIGRPLSQWAGLRSFVADAEPVAGARPDEPGFFWLVGQGGCGILTSPAMGEVTAALLAGRALPAAMTELGVTAADLSPTRSSLERSG, from the coding sequence ATGCGGGTCGATGTGATCATTGTGGGCGGCGGGATCGCGGGGGCATCCGCGGCCTATTTCCTGTCCCGGCACGGCTCGGTCGCACTGATCGAGCGCGAGGAGCAGGCCGGCTACCACAGCTCCGGTCGCTCCGCCGCGCAGTTCACGGTGGGCATCACCGCGCCGACGATGCGGCGGATGGCGCAGGCCAGCCGCGTCTTCCTCGAAGCACCGCCGGCCGGCTTCTGCATCCAACCGATCATGACGCCGCGCGGCTGCCTGACGGTCGCGGCCGCTAGCCAGGAGGCGGCGCTGGACCGGCTGGAAGAGCGCATCCTCTCGGTCGGCGCCAGGACGGAACGACTGGATGGACGCGCGTCCCTCGATCTTTTCCCGGCACTACGTCCTGAGAAGGTCCATGGCGGCGTCTACGAGCCCGACGCCATGGACATCGATGTCGACGTGCTGTTGCAGGGTTACCTGCGTGGCGCCAGGGCGAACGGCGCGACCATCGTTCTGAAGGCGGGCGTCGACACTATTCGTCGCGATGCTACCGGCTGGACGGTGGCCTGGCCCGGTGGTGACTTGCAGGCGCCGCTGCTGGTCAATGCCGCCGGCGCCTGGGCCGACGAGATCGCCGGCATGGCCGGCGTCGCCCCGCTCGGCATCGTGCCCAAGCGCCGTACCGCTTTCACCTTCGCGCACCAGCCCGACCATGACAGCCGCGGCTGGCCACATGTCAGCAATGTCGATTACCGCTGGTATGTGAAGCCCGAGTCCGGTTGCCTGATGGGCAGCCTCGCCGATGCGACGCCAACCACGCCGGGCGATGCCTATGCCGACGATCTCGATGTCGCGCAGGCGATCGAAAATATCGAACAGGACACCAGCTTCCGGATCGGTCGGCCGCTGAGCCAATGGGCCGGCCTGCGCAGCTTCGTCGCCGATGCGGAACCGGTCGCCGGCGCGCGGCCGGACGAGCCCGGCTTCTTCTGGCTGGTCGGGCAGGGCGGCTGCGGCATCCTGACTTCGCCGGCGATGGGAGAGGTGACGGCGGCCCTGCTCGCCGGGCGTGCGTTGCCGGCCGCCATGACCGAGCTCGGTGTCACGGCCGCAGACCTGTCACCGACCCGAAGCAGCCTGGAACGGTCCGGCTGA
- a CDS encoding Rid family hydrolase: MSGTGLQAPRRRNISSGSAFEAQYSYSRAVVVGTHVMLSGTTGYDYATSTLAEGAAEQTRQLFRNAAAAFAQAGAGLPDVVRVRMFIARAADYEPVMAVFAEAFREARPACTTVEAGLFDPDILVEMDMDALVDVDA, encoded by the coding sequence ATGAGCGGGACCGGTTTGCAAGCGCCGCGCCGGCGCAACATCTCATCCGGCAGCGCCTTCGAGGCGCAGTACAGCTACAGCCGTGCAGTCGTCGTCGGCACGCATGTCATGCTGTCGGGCACGACCGGCTACGATTATGCCACGAGCACACTGGCCGAAGGCGCGGCGGAACAGACCCGCCAACTCTTTCGCAACGCTGCGGCCGCCTTTGCCCAGGCCGGAGCAGGGCTCCCCGACGTCGTCCGCGTGCGGATGTTCATCGCTCGCGCCGCCGACTACGAGCCGGTGATGGCAGTCTTCGCCGAGGCCTTCCGGGAGGCGAGACCGGCCTGCACCACAGTCGAGGCGGGCCTCTTCGATCCCGACATCCTGGTCGAGATGGACATGGACGCCCTCGTCGATGTCGATGCTTAG
- a CDS encoding NAD(P)/FAD-dependent oxidoreductase translates to MSMLSLRSHVPDDVIAAADSLPGQADVVVIGAGIIGAAAAFHLAGAGLRTVLLEADKVSSQQSGRNWGFVRTQYRDPLELPLAIEALALWPNLERELETTVGWRRTGCVFVAATQKEMAAFAGWHEKTRDTARDARLLSASEVTALLPSLHGRTEGALYTATDGQAEPVLATLAFARAAARRNVRIVEDCGALAIETSGGAVSGVQTEHGLIHCGAVVCAAGAQSHRLLAPLGLSLPQQSVRSTVSLTAPLPPLSEACFCGFGIGLRQRADGSCIIAADSTSDIDLSLDSFRAARFFLPGLLRHGGSFSLRLGRPFVDDLHQRFSVPGHERAVARRPCIPANRRLAARTGAALRDLFAGAAGIEIVKSWAGRIDVLPDALPVLDAPAEVGGLIVATGFSGHGFGLAPAVGRHVARLARGESPAATLAPLRLDRFARGTYSAPHAPL, encoded by the coding sequence ATGTCGATGCTTAGCCTGCGCTCGCACGTTCCTGACGACGTCATCGCGGCTGCCGATTCCCTTCCTGGGCAGGCCGATGTCGTCGTCATCGGCGCCGGCATCATCGGTGCCGCCGCCGCTTTTCATCTTGCCGGCGCCGGGCTGCGGACAGTACTGCTCGAAGCCGACAAGGTCTCCTCGCAGCAATCCGGCCGGAACTGGGGCTTCGTCAGGACGCAGTACCGCGATCCGCTGGAATTGCCGCTCGCCATCGAAGCGCTCGCGTTGTGGCCGAACCTGGAGCGCGAGCTCGAAACCACCGTTGGCTGGCGCCGGACCGGCTGCGTCTTCGTCGCCGCGACACAAAAGGAAATGGCCGCCTTCGCCGGCTGGCATGAGAAAACACGCGATACCGCTCGCGATGCCCGGCTGCTCTCCGCCAGCGAGGTCACCGCTTTGCTGCCGTCGCTGCACGGCAGGACGGAAGGCGCGCTCTACACCGCAACCGACGGACAGGCCGAGCCGGTGCTGGCGACCCTGGCCTTCGCCCGGGCCGCGGCAAGGCGCAACGTCCGCATCGTCGAGGATTGCGGTGCGCTCGCCATCGAAACGTCAGGCGGGGCTGTCAGCGGTGTTCAGACCGAGCACGGCCTGATCCACTGTGGCGCCGTGGTCTGCGCTGCCGGCGCCCAGAGCCACCGGCTTCTTGCCCCGCTCGGGCTGTCGCTGCCGCAGCAGAGCGTGCGCAGCACCGTCTCCCTGACTGCGCCGCTGCCGCCACTGAGCGAGGCCTGCTTCTGCGGTTTCGGTATCGGCCTGCGCCAACGGGCCGACGGCTCTTGCATCATTGCGGCCGATTCGACCTCCGATATCGACCTGTCGCTCGATTCCTTCCGGGCCGCCCGCTTCTTCCTGCCGGGGCTGCTGCGCCATGGCGGCAGCTTCTCGCTGCGACTGGGGCGTCCTTTCGTCGATGATCTGCATCAGCGCTTCTCTGTGCCGGGTCACGAGCGTGCTGTCGCACGGCGCCCCTGCATCCCGGCGAACCGCAGGCTGGCGGCGCGGACCGGCGCTGCCCTGCGTGACCTGTTCGCCGGCGCCGCCGGCATCGAGATCGTCAAATCTTGGGCCGGCCGCATCGACGTCCTACCGGATGCGCTGCCGGTGCTCGATGCCCCGGCCGAAGTCGGTGGGCTCATCGTCGCCACCGGCTTCTCCGGTCACGGTTTCGGGCTCGCTCCCGCGGTCGGCCGGCATGTCGCCCGGCTGGCCAGAGGCGAGAGCCCGGCCGCGACCCTCGCGCCGCTCAGGCTGGACCGTTTCGCCCGCGGCACCTATTCGGCACCGCATGCCCCGCTCTGA
- a CDS encoding serine hydrolase domain-containing protein produces MMTQGTGMDAGAREHIRRYYDGTLRPDEMVAAMSQEAGWFPARRVRRGATVSPLPNAGRELPPLEIRDHDRTFDLYDYLSVNRVTGLMVLQDGAVVEESYSLGIGPQTQWKSCSLAKSVTATLYGIALHEGAIENLDDPVTRYVPLGGLYAGVSVRQLLRMATGVRWNEDYTDPASDRRLLMDTQMNWEPGGIVRHMESLPAETPPGGSWKYNTGDSYLAGLVLERATGSNLADYLSTKLWSQIGMEADASWWCESPDGMGIAGSGLHATLRDYARFGQFVLDNGRVGAQELLPQGWREEAGSPYRIGETLIPYGYMWWVPVLDDPALKGTFQAEGIYGQFIHINPSTRLVVVVLSARSKPGYRRRLEINDDAFFAALANSL; encoded by the coding sequence ATGATGACCCAGGGAACGGGCATGGACGCCGGCGCCCGCGAGCACATCCGCCGCTATTATGACGGCACGCTGCGGCCCGACGAGATGGTCGCGGCGATGTCGCAGGAGGCCGGCTGGTTTCCCGCTCGGCGTGTGCGACGGGGCGCGACGGTCTCGCCGCTTCCCAATGCCGGCCGCGAACTGCCGCCACTCGAGATCCGCGATCACGATCGGACCTTCGATCTCTACGACTATCTGTCGGTGAACCGCGTCACCGGGCTGATGGTGCTGCAGGACGGCGCCGTCGTCGAGGAGAGCTATTCGCTCGGCATCGGGCCGCAGACGCAATGGAAGTCCTGCTCGCTGGCGAAATCCGTCACCGCGACGCTTTACGGCATCGCGCTGCACGAAGGCGCGATCGAGAACCTCGACGACCCCGTCACGCGCTACGTACCACTCGGCGGGCTCTATGCCGGCGTCTCGGTACGCCAGCTCTTGCGCATGGCGACTGGCGTGCGCTGGAACGAGGATTATACCGACCCGGCCTCCGACCGGCGCCTGCTGATGGACACCCAGATGAACTGGGAGCCGGGCGGCATCGTCAGGCATATGGAGAGCCTGCCCGCCGAGACGCCGCCGGGCGGCTCGTGGAAATACAACACCGGTGATTCCTATCTCGCCGGCCTGGTGTTGGAGCGCGCGACCGGCAGCAACCTCGCCGATTACCTCTCGACGAAGCTCTGGTCGCAGATCGGCATGGAGGCCGACGCCTCCTGGTGGTGCGAGAGCCCGGACGGCATGGGCATAGCCGGCAGCGGCCTGCATGCGACGCTGCGCGACTATGCCCGCTTCGGCCAGTTCGTCCTCGACAACGGACGGGTCGGCGCGCAGGAGCTGCTGCCGCAAGGCTGGCGCGAGGAGGCAGGCTCGCCCTACCGGATCGGCGAGACGCTCATCCCATACGGCTATATGTGGTGGGTTCCCGTGCTCGATGACCCGGCACTGAAGGGTACGTTCCAGGCCGAAGGCATCTACGGGCAGTTCATCCACATCAACCCCAGCACGCGCCTCGTGGTCGTGGTCCTGAGCGCGCGCTCGAAGCCAGGCTATCGCCGCAGGCTGGAGATCAATGACGACGCCTTCTTTGCGGCGCTGGCAAACAGTCTTTAG
- a CDS encoding phosphatase PAP2 family protein — protein sequence MAILGNMGNMAAAGNMGNMGNMGNIGGIAGAGAADPALAIGLMVSAQILFGHAADADDPLDLVKVEPAHHLAPGAERNLGRWFPWVRASLYLTDFLRDLDWDATYGSAASPGEVALSYRKREGDAAGAKTFYVVKRPAMAVFAAQLEQLRNYMDQRAERATEILNQVALPPDYLGSIIGLTARNRRTLELMNTALVIAGNVGMIAKHHLACRRPGDIGARVLPMLPTPDHGSFPSGHATEAFAVATVLSGLVRSDAGRKHFPAGDKLVALLHKQAERIAVNRTVAGVHYPIDSWAGAALGVAVGQIILAKCGEPSAGPVRYDYDAKAKSDFLLAHFLDDSKALAEGLTVNRAAFPVDVSPVFRWLWSEVKAEFVPT from the coding sequence ATGGCGATCCTCGGCAATATGGGCAACATGGCTGCCGCCGGCAACATGGGAAATATGGGCAATATGGGGAACATAGGCGGCATCGCGGGAGCGGGGGCTGCGGACCCTGCTCTGGCAATCGGCCTGATGGTCAGTGCCCAGATCCTGTTCGGGCACGCGGCAGATGCGGACGATCCGCTCGATCTTGTCAAGGTGGAGCCCGCGCATCACCTCGCGCCCGGGGCGGAGCGCAATCTGGGGCGCTGGTTCCCCTGGGTCCGCGCCTCGCTCTACCTGACCGATTTCCTGCGCGATCTGGACTGGGACGCAACCTATGGTTCGGCGGCGTCCCCGGGCGAGGTCGCGTTGTCCTATCGCAAGCGCGAGGGCGATGCCGCCGGGGCGAAAACGTTCTACGTCGTAAAGCGCCCCGCCATGGCGGTGTTCGCCGCGCAGCTCGAGCAGCTGCGCAACTATATGGATCAGCGCGCCGAACGCGCGACCGAGATTCTGAACCAGGTCGCCCTGCCGCCAGACTATCTCGGCTCGATCATCGGTCTGACTGCGCGCAACCGGAGGACGCTGGAGCTGATGAACACCGCTCTCGTCATCGCCGGCAATGTCGGAATGATCGCGAAGCACCATCTCGCCTGCCGCCGCCCGGGCGATATCGGAGCGCGCGTCCTGCCGATGCTGCCAACGCCGGATCATGGCTCCTTCCCGAGCGGGCATGCCACCGAGGCCTTCGCCGTGGCCACCGTCCTGTCGGGGCTGGTCAGGTCCGACGCCGGCCGCAAGCATTTCCCGGCCGGCGACAAGCTCGTCGCCTTGCTGCACAAGCAGGCGGAGCGCATCGCCGTCAATCGCACTGTCGCTGGTGTCCACTACCCCATCGACAGCTGGGCCGGCGCCGCACTGGGCGTAGCGGTCGGCCAGATCATCCTCGCGAAATGCGGCGAGCCATCGGCCGGGCCGGTTCGCTATGATTACGACGCCAAGGCCAAAAGCGATTTCCTGCTGGCCCATTTCCTCGACGATTCCAAAGCACTCGCCGAGGGGCTGACCGTGAACAGGGCCGCTTTCCCCGTCGATGTCAGCCCCGTTTTTCGATGGCTCTGGAGCGAGGTCAAGGCGGAGTTTGTTCCAACCTGA
- a CDS encoding trypsin-like serine peptidase — translation MPATDLLISYDRSRRAHFCVCRIDIADHGAGTGFLVGPKAVLTNHHVVSGRIAANGQLRPDHDLACLFDFNRMPQGGAGAGDRVAVIAIRVFSRTSQAELDNDSSADISDGELDYALLELAEDTGEQPSSFDQLPRGWIPLPEKAVQLQYGQMLRSVQHPQAAAADIVEQPKSFERFLSDAKTRIIYRISSAPGSSGSPVFTSQWDLVALHVYGDPHFRHPAEAAKRAVPIERIRADIVRQGAAALIPDYDMANRLKPVVKLARGIAEAKTGPGTSEQQKTLKAIRTKLKLIFAETQTIRSYKNLHDFLHRLQKQSINLLDDYIRAGNFGRAAEIAGDILLECKGLARDINRLPAVGISDKSRNSIWFAELTQALHEAEQWHQGNAPNPLTLTRLMQAVVRREMPLLTRALVDTVRTGTLSDLPGLLKKLSRAARAGSPEAALAASQTAKAIYDELLCVATQHETAQALESQIHVVDRELQADHDFVIDDIRQKWISIEEDIDLLVKDALNITDIAELIVWRKEFKINLSIGESNKIINSFRVFRRSYQSLYFRIDEEMLLQCDRTDQLGEIIQDIASHLP, via the coding sequence ATGCCGGCGACTGACCTTCTGATCAGCTACGACCGGTCGCGGCGGGCTCATTTTTGCGTCTGCCGCATCGACATCGCCGACCACGGCGCCGGCACCGGCTTCCTCGTCGGCCCCAAGGCGGTCCTCACGAACCACCACGTCGTCAGCGGCCGGATTGCCGCGAACGGACAGCTTCGCCCAGACCACGACCTGGCCTGCCTTTTCGATTTCAACAGGATGCCCCAAGGTGGGGCGGGAGCGGGCGATAGGGTCGCCGTCATCGCGATTCGCGTCTTTAGCCGCACCAGCCAGGCCGAACTCGACAACGACTCGTCGGCCGACATTTCAGATGGCGAGCTCGACTACGCCCTGCTGGAACTCGCCGAGGACACAGGCGAGCAGCCCTCATCGTTCGACCAGCTGCCGCGCGGCTGGATCCCGCTGCCCGAGAAGGCCGTGCAGCTGCAGTACGGGCAAATGCTCAGAAGTGTCCAGCACCCGCAAGCAGCGGCGGCGGATATTGTCGAGCAGCCGAAGAGTTTCGAGCGCTTCCTGTCCGACGCGAAGACACGGATCATCTATCGGATCTCTTCGGCGCCTGGCTCGTCGGGCTCGCCCGTGTTCACCTCGCAATGGGACCTGGTGGCGCTCCATGTCTATGGCGATCCGCATTTTCGCCATCCGGCCGAGGCGGCGAAGCGAGCCGTCCCGATCGAGCGCATCCGCGCCGATATCGTCCGCCAGGGTGCCGCCGCACTTATTCCCGATTACGACATGGCAAACAGGCTGAAACCGGTTGTCAAACTCGCTCGGGGCATCGCCGAAGCCAAGACCGGACCCGGCACTTCCGAGCAGCAAAAGACGCTCAAAGCGATTCGCACCAAACTGAAGCTCATCTTTGCCGAGACGCAGACAATCCGAAGCTACAAGAACCTCCATGACTTTCTGCATCGGCTTCAGAAGCAGAGCATCAATCTACTCGATGACTATATCCGTGCCGGGAACTTCGGCAGGGCAGCCGAGATTGCCGGCGACATCCTCCTGGAATGCAAAGGTTTAGCCCGCGATATCAACCGCCTGCCAGCTGTTGGAATCAGCGACAAGAGCCGCAACAGCATCTGGTTCGCCGAACTGACCCAGGCGCTCCACGAAGCCGAACAATGGCATCAGGGCAATGCGCCCAACCCGCTAACCCTGACGAGGCTAATGCAGGCCGTCGTGCGGCGAGAGATGCCGTTACTCACCCGGGCGCTCGTCGATACGGTGAGGACGGGGACTCTCAGCGATCTCCCCGGATTGCTCAAGAAGCTCAGCCGCGCGGCGCGGGCGGGATCGCCAGAGGCGGCCTTGGCAGCCTCCCAAACTGCCAAGGCAATCTATGACGAACTGCTGTGCGTTGCCACCCAGCACGAGACCGCACAGGCTCTAGAAAGCCAGATCCATGTGGTCGACCGGGAGCTGCAGGCGGATCACGATTTTGTAATTGACGACATCCGGCAGAAATGGATCAGCATAGAAGAGGATATTGACCTTTTAGTAAAAGATGCCCTCAATATAACTGATATCGCAGAGCTTATTGTCTGGCGTAAAGAATTTAAAATAAACCTTTCAATCGGAGAAAGTAACAAGATAATTAACTCGTTCAGAGTTTTTAGGAGATCATATCAATCGCTATATTTCAGAATAGACGAGGAAATGCTCCTCCAATGCGATAGGACTGATCAGCTCGGCGAAATCATCCAAGATATTGCGAGCCATTTGCCATGA
- a CDS encoding ATP-binding protein, with protein MTPLLPVSANPIQSLNDIRERGNAFRKAWKNRRGERRKGKSAAPALIKQLQHFLVDIKSFGRRLPKKSERESAQAELDYWATELYLDKALPEGFSDDIGLDAFAPESLPETIKISPFKGLDSFSEQDAAVFVGREKATAELCAKLRDPELRLVIVAAPSGSGKSSLIRAGVVPQLTKERMLGASGTHAHVIMNGPGLAPIEELVAAVLEGAERAPDFKVAVDALESDPKSLASLLQGRFGDKPVILILDQFEELFTLVQSGETREHFARVIASLDPPHKPVIVIRDDFLSDLKKLEPIKDFVGKTANRYALPPLSSEDLRKIISVPASGVVRFEDGVVESLIAEIAHTPNPLPLLQFALKQLVERAQSGWIRRRDVEEIGGVRGALGKKADAIYTALTPDEQEIARAIFIRLATPGGENQFLRRPQTRNWLDNAIRTAIGRGVELKAELLDQVLGKFHVAGLLRRDEDGTSNNDVWYEIRHEALIRHWSTLDGWLKGDLEQYRGAWQLRQWVTLWEKSNRDKGYLLSGDALETANVIVAGSRDPSKAVIAFLDESKTQQRYHRWVRRTGIAAVFFVTFLVVWTFWSMLDAELALQTQLTQIQQIEGQREKQRAADHQRTIDEYVNKVNVALDGLRANNVEPLRSLLRHFKAPDALVNRVSLATGAAPAADTITPLRREDISETAVSALPPPRTSVSGTTTCEAYLWIGGDKNWKVRPPPDSKNVNDDRFELTIPIRLRSDFPLTKGADDYVMRPEIGVAPRGAMITGIGAARGYARPSGEQWWLKAKVERKYCINVFIQYVGPQDRLNEIKAVVTDFGLRILPEEEVASAKGLAEVRYFNQDDRAFAEAIAEQWNRSPRPRQMKPVALLNWKNPPRPGTIEVWIDLDQPG; from the coding sequence ATGACCCCTCTCCTTCCTGTTTCTGCCAATCCGATCCAATCGCTCAACGACATCCGCGAGCGCGGCAATGCGTTTCGCAAGGCTTGGAAGAACCGGCGGGGTGAACGTCGCAAAGGCAAATCCGCCGCGCCGGCCCTGATCAAGCAGCTCCAGCACTTCCTTGTCGACATCAAATCGTTCGGCAGGCGTCTGCCCAAGAAGAGCGAGCGCGAGAGCGCCCAAGCCGAGCTCGATTATTGGGCCACCGAGCTCTATCTCGACAAGGCGCTTCCTGAGGGGTTCAGCGACGATATCGGGCTTGATGCCTTCGCACCGGAGAGCCTGCCCGAGACCATCAAGATCTCGCCCTTCAAGGGTCTCGACAGTTTTTCCGAACAGGATGCTGCGGTTTTCGTCGGTCGGGAAAAAGCGACGGCCGAACTCTGCGCCAAGCTTCGAGATCCGGAGCTTCGCCTAGTTATTGTGGCCGCCCCCTCGGGCAGCGGCAAGTCCTCGCTCATCCGAGCCGGTGTAGTCCCGCAATTGACCAAGGAAAGGATGCTCGGTGCAAGCGGTACGCATGCCCACGTCATCATGAACGGACCCGGCCTCGCCCCCATCGAGGAACTGGTCGCGGCGGTCCTGGAGGGCGCCGAGCGCGCACCGGATTTCAAGGTCGCGGTCGATGCCCTGGAGAGCGATCCGAAAAGCTTGGCCTCCTTGCTGCAAGGGCGCTTCGGCGACAAGCCTGTCATCCTGATTCTGGATCAGTTCGAAGAGTTGTTCACGCTCGTGCAGTCCGGCGAGACGCGTGAGCATTTTGCCCGCGTCATCGCCAGCCTCGATCCACCGCACAAGCCCGTCATCGTGATCCGGGACGATTTCCTGTCGGATCTCAAGAAGTTGGAGCCGATCAAGGATTTCGTGGGGAAGACTGCGAACCGCTATGCCCTGCCCCCGCTCTCCTCCGAAGACCTCCGCAAGATCATCAGTGTGCCGGCCAGCGGCGTCGTCCGGTTCGAGGACGGCGTCGTCGAAAGCCTGATTGCCGAAATCGCCCATACGCCGAACCCGTTGCCTCTCCTGCAATTCGCCTTGAAACAGCTGGTCGAGCGCGCCCAGTCGGGCTGGATTCGACGGCGAGACGTCGAGGAGATCGGCGGCGTGCGCGGTGCCCTCGGCAAGAAGGCCGACGCCATCTACACGGCGCTGACGCCGGATGAACAGGAGATCGCCCGGGCGATCTTCATCCGGCTCGCGACGCCGGGAGGCGAGAATCAGTTCCTGCGTCGGCCGCAGACACGCAACTGGCTCGACAATGCCATTCGCACCGCGATCGGCCGGGGCGTCGAGCTGAAAGCCGAGCTTCTCGACCAGGTGCTCGGCAAGTTTCATGTGGCCGGGCTGCTGCGGCGCGATGAGGACGGCACCAGCAACAATGATGTCTGGTACGAGATCAGGCACGAGGCGCTGATCCGGCACTGGTCGACCCTGGACGGCTGGCTCAAAGGAGATCTCGAACAGTACCGCGGCGCCTGGCAGCTGCGCCAATGGGTTACCCTTTGGGAGAAGAGCAACCGTGACAAAGGCTATCTTCTTTCCGGGGATGCGCTCGAGACAGCGAATGTCATCGTCGCCGGATCGCGCGATCCCTCGAAAGCTGTCATCGCGTTCCTGGACGAGAGTAAGACTCAACAACGCTACCATCGTTGGGTCAGGCGAACTGGAATTGCTGCGGTCTTTTTTGTGACGTTTCTCGTGGTCTGGACATTCTGGTCTATGCTCGATGCGGAGCTTGCTCTGCAGACACAGCTAACCCAGATCCAGCAAATCGAGGGGCAAAGAGAAAAGCAGCGAGCCGCCGATCACCAACGCACGATCGACGAGTATGTAAACAAGGTAAACGTCGCGTTGGACGGGCTTCGCGCGAACAATGTCGAGCCCCTGCGTTCACTGCTGCGGCACTTCAAGGCGCCAGATGCCCTTGTCAATCGCGTCAGCCTCGCGACGGGCGCCGCGCCGGCAGCGGACACGATCACACCGTTGCGGCGCGAAGACATCTCCGAAACTGCGGTGTCCGCTCTGCCACCGCCGAGAACGAGCGTGAGCGGAACCACGACCTGCGAGGCCTATCTCTGGATCGGCGGCGACAAGAACTGGAAAGTGAGGCCGCCGCCTGACTCGAAGAACGTCAATGACGATCGCTTTGAGCTCACCATCCCGATCCGCCTCCGCTCGGACTTTCCGCTGACGAAGGGGGCCGACGACTACGTCATGCGGCCGGAGATCGGGGTGGCGCCGCGTGGCGCCATGATCACCGGCATCGGCGCCGCCAGAGGTTACGCGCGTCCGAGCGGCGAACAATGGTGGCTCAAGGCCAAGGTCGAGCGCAAATACTGCATCAACGTCTTCATCCAGTATGTCGGCCCGCAGGATCGCCTCAACGAGATCAAAGCGGTCGTCACCGATTTCGGTTTGCGCATTCTGCCCGAGGAAGAGGTTGCCTCGGCCAAGGGCCTCGCCGAGGTTCGCTATTTCAACCAGGACGATCGCGCCTTCGCCGAGGCAATCGCCGAGCAATGGAACCGTTCGCCGCGGCCACGCCAGATGAAGCCTGTCGCCCTGCTCAACTGGAAGAATCCCCCCCGCCCAGGCACGATCGAGGTCTGGATCGACCTCGATCAGCCGGGCTGA
- a CDS encoding S8 family serine peptidase — translation MTKLTEKQRRDEALDANNLIAPNFPLVHIGAPAAESEQGEDDVARRELLAPEGVAWGIAEIGADKATEDGRDALVAVLDTGIKDDHPAFPADQITLVQKNFTKGVPHDVLGHGTHCASTIFGRDADGIRIGVARGVRHALIGKVFDDHGGSSTAILLKSLLWCHELKANIVSMSLGLDFVAMQARLQASRPPAAATSLTLRAYLDVVRQFEAQLRLMTLDIDGPGALIIAASGNESRRDSYTVSATMPAAMPDVVSVAALGGPTAAERRKVASFSNTNPVLSAPGYGILGADHRSNGLVAKNGTSMACPHVAGLAALHWQAELRDSGVASARQTRSRLELSCNRTIPGYNREDHGRGLAQAPPSAL, via the coding sequence GTGACCAAGCTGACCGAGAAGCAGCGGCGAGACGAGGCGCTTGACGCCAACAATCTCATCGCCCCGAACTTTCCTCTCGTCCATATCGGCGCTCCGGCGGCGGAGTCCGAACAGGGTGAGGACGACGTGGCTCGCCGCGAATTGCTCGCACCGGAGGGGGTGGCCTGGGGCATCGCGGAGATCGGCGCCGACAAAGCCACTGAAGACGGGCGCGACGCCCTTGTCGCCGTGCTCGACACTGGTATCAAGGACGACCACCCCGCCTTCCCCGCGGACCAGATCACGCTCGTCCAGAAAAACTTCACCAAGGGTGTGCCTCACGACGTGCTGGGCCATGGCACACACTGCGCCAGCACGATCTTCGGCCGCGACGCTGATGGGATCCGCATAGGCGTCGCCCGTGGCGTGCGGCACGCCCTGATCGGCAAGGTTTTCGACGATCATGGCGGGAGTTCGACGGCGATCCTGCTCAAATCCCTGCTCTGGTGCCACGAGCTGAAGGCCAATATCGTCTCGATGTCGCTCGGGCTCGATTTCGTCGCGATGCAGGCCAGGCTTCAAGCCAGCCGCCCACCCGCAGCCGCGACATCGCTCACTTTGCGCGCCTATCTCGACGTGGTCCGGCAATTTGAGGCGCAGCTTCGGTTGATGACGCTCGATATCGACGGCCCAGGGGCGCTCATCATAGCCGCATCCGGCAATGAAAGCCGTCGCGATTCCTATACGGTGAGCGCCACGATGCCAGCCGCGATGCCGGATGTCGTCTCTGTCGCCGCTCTGGGAGGACCGACGGCGGCGGAGCGCCGCAAGGTCGCATCGTTCTCCAACACCAACCCCGTGCTGTCCGCTCCGGGCTACGGCATCCTGGGCGCCGACCACCGCTCCAACGGGCTCGTCGCCAAAAATGGTACGAGTATGGCCTGCCCGCATGTGGCGGGGCTCGCTGCGCTACACTGGCAGGCAGAGCTCCGCGACAGCGGTGTGGCGTCTGCGCGTCAGACCCGCAGCAGACTGGAGCTGTCATGCAATCGGACAATCCCGGGCTACAATCGCGAGGACCATGGCCGGGGCCTGGCCCAAGCGCCGCCCTCGGCCCTATGA